One genomic window of Campylobacter curvus includes the following:
- a CDS encoding MMPL family transporter yields the protein MKKLAVFTVFTLAFAFGVFYIVAHAKNLETDIFSLFNFEKNQNERYILKSAQDELAKEFVVLVNSKKTAYKIKDIADKSGLFEKFFVSFEADVKEYQDELKRLKIALLDRKIYEGILEGKDEFFQKNARSFFDQFAFKPLKPGDDFFAFSSNLNLKQGKIALNLSDLMFEVKDANETFYVAKGRLKSGYKPKQLIKFYDDLNALKSGDVKILVSSGALYAAFGQAQGDKESVYMSSISLALTILLLLMAFRNLNIFYIVLIAAFGFVCGFAASLAVFEKVHMTVVVISTSLVGLMFDYVLHWLGKNQNVSIEAASIRSMRKIFLLGLFITTSGYAVFAFAPLEMLEQIAIFSLFTLFGAFLFTYFCMPLIFEGKIFTQSAKFQSFLHLFYGLCLKISARVGVKFIAVSFALLLGFLLLNLSDLTTDENIKDYSSSPKFLLQDTYEISKSTGASISKTMIVVKNSSDIIEGEKRLISELERANLITGYSSLSKIFLSKREQENLKEAFKRAQTNPKIIKIYTDLGFDKDDLNAEFEKISQAKTLKASEILNLKAMSEFGRFLLDENTSLVYVDGFVKNAKSDEILAANDAFGADFASALNKNLSDSKKIAAALKIVAFGIAFIFLWLFFSFKVSALIMSLVGLGVMMTLSLFVVFGIHINIFAVFGLILASAVGIDYMIFALNDELNAKERIFGIFMAAITSFVSFFMLFFSTTNAISVFGLSVSLNVAIYALIASVLSVHGLCEKQLAL from the coding sequence ATGAAAAAACTAGCGGTCTTTACGGTATTTACACTTGCATTTGCGTTTGGTGTTTTTTACATCGTCGCTCATGCAAAAAACCTTGAGACCGATATATTTTCGCTTTTTAACTTTGAAAAAAACCAAAATGAGCGATACATCTTAAAATCGGCCCAAGACGAGCTTGCTAAAGAATTCGTAGTGCTCGTGAATTCTAAAAAGACGGCCTATAAGATCAAGGATATCGCTGATAAAAGCGGGCTTTTTGAAAAATTTTTCGTTAGCTTCGAGGCTGATGTGAAGGAGTATCAAGACGAGTTAAAACGCCTAAAGATCGCGCTTTTAGATAGGAAAATTTACGAGGGCATACTCGAAGGCAAAGATGAGTTTTTTCAAAAAAACGCGCGCAGTTTTTTTGATCAGTTCGCATTTAAGCCGCTAAAGCCCGGCGATGATTTTTTCGCATTTTCGAGCAATCTAAATTTAAAGCAAGGCAAGATCGCGCTAAATTTATCAGATCTAATGTTTGAAGTAAAGGACGCGAACGAGACGTTTTACGTCGCCAAAGGACGGCTAAAAAGTGGCTACAAGCCAAAGCAGCTCATAAAATTTTATGACGATCTTAACGCTTTAAAAAGCGGCGACGTCAAAATTTTAGTCAGCTCTGGGGCTTTATATGCGGCGTTTGGGCAGGCGCAAGGCGATAAAGAGAGCGTTTATATGAGCTCGATCTCACTTGCGCTGACGATCTTGCTTTTGCTGATGGCTTTTAGGAATTTAAACATTTTTTACATCGTTTTGATCGCGGCTTTTGGCTTTGTGTGCGGATTTGCAGCGTCTCTGGCCGTCTTTGAAAAGGTGCATATGACAGTCGTCGTCATAAGTACGAGCCTGGTCGGACTCATGTTTGATTACGTGCTACACTGGCTGGGTAAAAATCAAAACGTGAGCATCGAGGCTGCCAGCATAAGGTCGATGCGAAAGATATTTTTACTAGGGCTTTTCATCACGACGAGCGGATACGCGGTCTTTGCGTTCGCTCCGCTTGAGATGCTTGAGCAAATCGCGATTTTCTCGCTATTTACGCTATTTGGAGCGTTTTTATTCACGTATTTTTGCATGCCGCTTATCTTTGAGGGTAAGATTTTTACTCAAAGCGCTAAATTTCAAAGCTTTTTGCACCTGTTTTATGGACTTTGCCTAAAAATTTCGGCTAGGGTCGGAGTGAAATTTATCGCAGTCTCATTTGCCTTGCTACTTGGCTTTTTGCTGCTAAATTTATCAGACTTGACTACGGATGAGAACATAAAAGACTACTCTAGTTCGCCTAAATTTTTACTGCAAGATACCTATGAAATCTCAAAATCAACGGGCGCTAGCATCTCTAAAACGATGATAGTCGTCAAAAATAGTAGCGACATCATAGAGGGCGAAAAGAGGCTCATTAGCGAGCTTGAGAGGGCAAATTTGATCACGGGCTATTCGTCACTTTCAAAGATATTTTTAAGCAAACGCGAGCAAGAAAATCTAAAAGAGGCGTTTAAAAGAGCCCAAACGAACCCAAAGATAATTAAAATTTACACCGATCTTGGCTTTGACAAGGACGATCTAAATGCGGAATTTGAGAAAATTTCACAGGCAAAGACGCTTAAAGCTAGTGAAATTTTAAATTTAAAAGCGATGAGCGAATTCGGACGATTTTTGCTTGATGAAAATACCAGCTTGGTGTATGTCGATGGCTTCGTAAAAAACGCCAAAAGCGATGAAATTTTGGCTGCAAACGATGCTTTCGGAGCTGATTTTGCTAGCGCTTTGAATAAAAACCTATCCGACTCCAAAAAGATAGCCGCAGCCCTAAAGATCGTGGCTTTTGGTATAGCTTTCATCTTTTTGTGGCTGTTTTTCAGCTTTAAAGTTTCAGCGCTTATCATGAGTCTTGTTGGCCTTGGGGTGATGATGACGCTATCTTTGTTCGTTGTTTTTGGTATTCATATCAATATTTTCGCAGTTTTTGGGCTCATACTAGCTAGCGCGGTGGGGATTGATTATATGATATTTGCGCTAAACGACGAGCTAAATGCGAAAGAGCGTATCTTTGGCATCTTTATGGCCGCTATCACGAGCTTTGTGTCATTTTTCATGCTATTTTTTAGCACAACAAACGCTATCAGCGTTTTTGGACTTTCAGTGAGCCTAAACGTCGCTATCTACGCGCTCATCGCCAGCGTCTTGAGCGTGCACGGACTATGCGAAAAACAGCTCGCTCTTTAG
- a CDS encoding AMP-binding protein: MKFIENLKAFCFEDDKRELFRHCEAFAGHIKSRGIKELEIYLNDAFCFYAAFFGSLMAGAVPTVLQKPIFDPQKIHVRDENFTDFLNFDEDIAPELDENAKFFLQTSGSSAKSKIIEKSLDEMIKESLYLAEELKFSPGEVFFSSVSHQHMFGLTFKVFLPLVLGAKVIAKELNYPEIILDVDLKDHIFITSPVLLQTLVQSPRAANLKLLKGIVCAGSALKNELRDELAKLCDARTIEIYGSTETGVIAKNLGDGLKIFSKVDAGLDEREALNVRSPWCKFFQTNDWARIDGDRLILKGRMDRIIKLNDKRVSLESVESRLLESGIVKDCYCGMHPNFKRVAALLVLNEKGLAKFRRNGKKGVVSELTTLLRSEFKNNIRYFRIVSDLGRNKQGKFEKSRFEGLLFDDASLKWSDEGSDGQKYKFSAVMDVGLKIFTDHFPNLPLLPGFMQLDFVFHLASVAGLNLNGASRIENLKFTKFVRPNDRLSVWFEKKNEKLYFEIFCNGERCSLGRISCE; this comes from the coding sequence GTGAAATTTATCGAAAATTTAAAAGCATTTTGTTTTGAGGACGATAAGCGGGAGCTTTTTAGGCATTGTGAGGCGTTTGCCGGTCATATCAAGAGCCGCGGCATAAAAGAGCTTGAGATCTATCTAAACGATGCCTTTTGCTTTTATGCGGCATTTTTTGGCTCTTTGATGGCCGGTGCCGTACCGACCGTGCTTCAAAAGCCTATCTTTGATCCCCAAAAGATACATGTAAGGGATGAAAATTTCACCGATTTTTTAAATTTTGACGAGGATATCGCGCCAGAGCTTGATGAAAATGCGAAATTTTTCCTACAAACCTCAGGCTCCAGCGCTAAAAGCAAGATCATCGAAAAATCGCTCGATGAGATGATAAAAGAGAGCCTTTATCTGGCGGAAGAGCTTAAATTTAGCCCTGGCGAGGTGTTTTTCTCCAGCGTTTCGCATCAGCACATGTTCGGACTCACGTTCAAGGTCTTTTTGCCCCTTGTTTTGGGCGCGAAGGTCATCGCAAAGGAGCTAAACTATCCCGAGATCATACTCGATGTAGATCTTAAAGATCATATCTTTATAACAAGTCCCGTGCTGCTTCAAACCCTCGTGCAAAGCCCAAGAGCGGCAAATTTAAAACTGCTAAAAGGCATAGTTTGCGCTGGATCGGCGCTAAAAAATGAGCTTAGAGATGAGCTGGCCAAGCTTTGCGATGCCAGGACGATCGAGATTTACGGTAGCACGGAAACCGGCGTCATAGCTAAAAATTTGGGTGACGGGCTTAAAATTTTCAGCAAAGTGGACGCCGGGCTTGACGAGAGAGAGGCGCTAAACGTGCGCTCGCCTTGGTGCAAATTTTTTCAGACGAACGACTGGGCACGCATAGATGGCGACAGGCTCATTTTAAAAGGGCGCATGGATCGCATCATAAAGCTAAACGATAAGCGTGTGAGCCTAGAAAGCGTCGAAAGCAGGCTACTTGAAAGCGGTATTGTAAAGGACTGCTACTGCGGTATGCATCCAAATTTCAAGAGAGTCGCCGCACTTTTGGTGTTAAATGAAAAAGGGCTGGCTAAATTTAGAAGAAACGGCAAAAAGGGCGTCGTGAGCGAGCTTACGACCCTGCTTAGAAGCGAGTTTAAAAACAATATCAGATATTTTAGGATAGTAAGCGATCTGGGCAGGAACAAGCAAGGTAAATTTGAAAAAAGCCGTTTCGAGGGCTTGCTCTTTGACGATGCGAGCCTAAAATGGAGCGACGAGGGCAGCGACGGGCAAAAATATAAATTTAGCGCGGTGATGGACGTGGGGCTTAAAATTTTTACCGATCATTTTCCGAATTTACCGCTGCTGCCGGGGTTTATGCAGCTTGATTTTGTATTTCATCTAGCAAGCGTCGCGGGGCTAAATTTAAACGGCGCATCAAGGATAGAAAATCTAAAATTTACAAAATTCGTGCGTCCAAACGATAGGCTGAGCGTTTGGTTCGAGAAGAAAAACGAGAAGCTGTATTTTGAGATCTTTTGCAACGGCGAGAGATGCTCGCTTGGCAGGATAAGCTGCGAGTAG
- a CDS encoding glycosyltransferase family 2 protein translates to MNKFAFLVPYYNHPQNIKELVAALKLHDIPIIIVDDGSDEPSKTVLRELDGILLLTRPNNDGKGAAMKDGFEFALEKGFTHAFQIDADFQHDVGMIERFLEASRNFPQSIICSNPIYDENAPRSRVYGRKITNFWVRVNALTTKMKDTMCGFRIYPLETIKEAVQKSKTNRMEFDMEILLNASRQGVDMRWIDIKVRYEKDGVSHFKMLRDNALISLMHAKYFFSLPKFIFLKFFKDKDKLWWQKGERANAFFLELTLFLVRYTPTFILNFIIKIVVFFYYIFSKNERENIKNFRLNLEQFSQREFGTQAFENFYEFGVAICDKFRVWQDKIPKDELDKVNAKLIDDELVGAKKGQVIITSHLGNAEICKAISTNVDGFKMVVLVYTKGSENFYEIMNKISLGKIRLLNVNELDVSAMLELKNIVDSGVHIGVMGDRVPINGDKFMSVRFLGKEAKFNYGPYLLAAILGVKVSSLWCEKIDGKFRIELMPIAENIALSRDRATSVRPYVQKYVKQLEEHCLKAPSQWFNFFDFWR, encoded by the coding sequence ATGAATAAATTTGCATTTTTAGTGCCTTACTACAACCACCCGCAAAACATAAAAGAGCTCGTAGCCGCGCTAAAACTCCACGATATCCCGATAATTATCGTCGATGACGGCTCTGATGAGCCCAGCAAAACCGTGTTAAGAGAGCTTGATGGCATCTTGCTTTTGACGCGCCCAAACAACGACGGCAAGGGCGCGGCGATGAAAGATGGCTTTGAATTTGCACTTGAAAAGGGTTTTACGCATGCCTTTCAGATAGATGCCGATTTTCAGCATGATGTCGGTATGATCGAGCGGTTTTTGGAGGCTAGTCGAAATTTCCCGCAAAGTATCATCTGCTCAAACCCTATCTATGATGAAAATGCGCCAAGATCAAGGGTGTATGGCAGAAAGATCACGAATTTTTGGGTGCGGGTGAATGCGCTCACGACCAAGATGAAAGATACGATGTGCGGCTTTAGGATCTATCCGCTTGAGACGATAAAAGAGGCCGTGCAAAAGAGCAAAACGAACAGGATGGAATTTGACATGGAAATTTTGCTCAACGCTTCCAGACAGGGCGTGGATATGAGGTGGATAGATATCAAAGTGCGCTACGAAAAGGACGGTGTTTCGCACTTTAAAATGCTAAGAGACAACGCGCTAATAAGCCTCATGCACGCGAAATATTTTTTCAGCCTGCCAAAATTCATATTTTTGAAATTTTTCAAAGACAAGGACAAACTCTGGTGGCAAAAGGGCGAGAGGGCAAACGCCTTTTTCTTGGAGCTCACGCTGTTTTTGGTGCGCTATACGCCGACTTTCATCTTAAATTTCATCATAAAGATCGTCGTATTTTTCTACTATATCTTTTCAAAAAACGAGCGTGAGAACATCAAAAATTTCAGACTAAATTTAGAGCAGTTCTCGCAGCGGGAATTTGGCACTCAAGCGTTTGAGAATTTTTATGAATTTGGCGTAGCGATATGCGATAAATTTAGAGTCTGGCAGGATAAAATTCCAAAAGATGAGCTTGATAAGGTGAACGCAAAGCTCATAGACGACGAGCTAGTAGGAGCTAAAAAGGGACAGGTCATAATAACCAGCCATCTTGGAAACGCTGAAATTTGCAAAGCCATTTCCACTAATGTCGATGGGTTTAAAATGGTCGTGCTGGTCTATACGAAAGGTAGCGAAAATTTCTACGAGATAATGAATAAAATAAGCCTTGGTAAGATCCGCCTTTTAAACGTGAACGAGCTTGATGTATCGGCGATGCTGGAGCTTAAAAACATCGTAGATAGCGGCGTGCATATAGGGGTGATGGGTGATAGAGTGCCGATAAACGGTGATAAATTTATGAGCGTTCGATTCCTTGGCAAGGAGGCGAAATTTAACTACGGGCCTTATTTGCTGGCGGCTATCTTGGGTGTGAAAGTAAGCTCGCTTTGGTGCGAGAAGATAGACGGTAAATTTAGGATCGAGCTGATGCCTATCGCTGAAAATATCGCGCTCTCGCGAGATAGAGCCACAAGCGTTAGGCCCTATGTGCAAAAGTATGTCAAACAGCTGGAGGAGCACTGCTTAAAGGCGCCATCTCAATGGTTTAACTTTTTTGATTTTTGGAGATGA
- a CDS encoding acyl-CoA thioesterase: MKISHITTIKAQFFDVDSMDVVWHGNYVKYLEIARCELLSKIGYDYKKMKTDGFAYPIVKLDVKYIKPIFFGDEIEIQTVLVEFESFLKFHYIIKNRSTKVKLSEANTSQVAVDMRTMQTCFFLPEEIKNAIKRYENETNDPAC, encoded by the coding sequence ATGAAAATTTCACATATAACGACGATAAAGGCGCAGTTTTTTGATGTAGACAGTATGGATGTCGTGTGGCACGGCAACTACGTAAAATATCTCGAAATAGCGCGCTGCGAGCTGCTAAGTAAGATCGGCTACGACTACAAAAAGATGAAAACGGACGGCTTTGCCTATCCTATCGTGAAGCTTGATGTGAAATATATAAAGCCGATATTTTTTGGCGACGAGATAGAAATACAAACCGTTTTGGTAGAATTTGAAAGCTTTTTAAAATTTCATTATATAATCAAAAACCGCAGCACGAAAGTAAAGCTCAGCGAGGCCAATACCTCGCAAGTGGCCGTCGATATGAGGACGATGCAAACTTGCTTTTTCTTACCCGAGGAGATAAAAAACGCTATAAAAAGGTATGAAAATGAGACGAATGATCCTGCTTGCTAG
- a CDS encoding acyl carrier protein, translating to MTQEEIFGILKKALVELFEMDESKIKPQTLIYEDLQIDSIDAIDLIDYIKRQTGYRLMPEDFKNVKTLDDIVKAVAKKFEAQDS from the coding sequence ATGACTCAAGAGGAGATTTTTGGAATTTTGAAAAAAGCTTTGGTCGAGCTTTTTGAGATGGACGAGAGTAAAATAAAGCCGCAGACTCTGATATATGAAGACCTGCAAATAGACAGCATCGACGCGATCGATCTGATAGATTATATCAAGCGACAGACCGGATACAGGCTGATGCCCGAAGATTTTAAAAACGTGAAAACGCTTGATGATATAGTCAAGGCCGTGGCAAAGAAATTTGAAGCTCAAGATAGCTAA
- a CDS encoding CinA family protein, which yields MKEAILIIGDDLRINKELLNYIFDSYEEHFGELGVVNFASKSSKDLPFIIENLSKEFEILSIFGSDESFATAAKILATLSEDTLELKVADTLVPKSALSYKNDSFLIKLNNARVNLIKADPCERLGEFLIESEQNFSYFNLFDIDAQSAKILLEPLAKTYEIKINLSELISSIVLIRAQANKFGQLEGFLQGVKTLFSQKMIAQKDVIGFIAGKLMSKGLKISFAESCTAGLAAAKFARSSGISAAFDGSLVTYANEIKHEWLGVSDEILQSYGAVSEQCVRSMLSGALSSSNADFSLAISGIAGPEGGSAQKPVGTVFVGAMSKDKSVVIERLLLKGDRNYIRAQSVLSAFACLLRLKSELFFA from the coding sequence ATGAAAGAGGCGATACTGATAATCGGCGATGATCTACGCATAAATAAAGAGCTTTTAAATTATATTTTTGACAGCTACGAGGAGCATTTTGGTGAGCTGGGGGTTGTGAATTTCGCATCAAAAAGCAGCAAAGATCTGCCCTTTATCATAGAAAATTTATCGAAAGAATTTGAAATTTTAAGCATATTTGGCTCTGATGAATCTTTCGCCACCGCGGCTAAAATTTTAGCCACTTTGAGCGAAGATACGCTTGAGCTCAAGGTAGCCGACACGCTCGTGCCAAAAAGTGCACTAAGCTACAAAAACGACAGCTTTTTAATAAAGCTAAACAATGCTCGTGTAAATTTGATAAAGGCCGATCCTTGCGAGAGATTGGGCGAATTTTTGATAGAAAGCGAGCAAAATTTCAGCTACTTCAACCTCTTTGATATAGACGCGCAAAGTGCGAAAATTTTACTTGAGCCGCTCGCTAAGACATACGAGATAAAGATCAATCTAAGCGAGCTGATCTCAAGCATCGTGCTGATCCGCGCGCAAGCCAATAAATTCGGCCAGCTCGAGGGCTTTTTACAAGGTGTGAAAACACTGTTTTCTCAAAAGATGATAGCCCAAAAAGACGTGATAGGCTTCATAGCCGGCAAGCTTATGAGCAAAGGGCTCAAAATTTCATTTGCCGAATCTTGCACGGCGGGGCTCGCGGCTGCAAAATTCGCTAGATCTAGCGGGATATCGGCGGCGTTTGACGGCTCGCTGGTGACTTACGCTAATGAGATAAAGCACGAGTGGCTGGGCGTCAGCGATGAAATTTTACAAAGCTACGGCGCAGTCAGCGAACAATGTGTGCGCTCGATGCTTAGCGGCGCTCTAAGCTCGTCAAATGCGGACTTCTCACTAGCCATAAGCGGCATCGCAGGGCCTGAGGGTGGTAGCGCGCAAAAGCCTGTAGGAACGGTCTTTGTAGGCGCTATGAGTAAAGATAAGAGCGTGGTGATAGAGCGGCTGCTTTTAAAAGGAGATCGCAACTACATACGAGCCCAAAGCGTTTTAAGCGCATTTGCATGCTTGCTTAGACTAAAGAGCGAGCTGTTTTTCGCATAG
- a CDS encoding LolA family protein, with protein sequence MRRMILLASLAIGLLAGDLEELRSSIKTQNVKGNFTQTKILSGFDKPFKSYGSFALKDDELLWDTSRPIVSHVVINKEGIFQKNGKDLVKTSQNFDEGLFLSMVKLDTNELEKEFDIKFEGDIKKGWRIALEPKNLLLKQIFTQISIFGDKFVRKIELYEVSGDKTINEFEIK encoded by the coding sequence ATGAGACGAATGATCCTGCTTGCTAGCCTTGCTATCGGCCTGTTAGCCGGCGATCTTGAGGAGCTTAGATCAAGCATCAAGACACAAAACGTAAAAGGAAATTTCACCCAGACTAAAATTTTAAGCGGATTTGATAAGCCCTTTAAAAGCTACGGAAGCTTTGCCCTAAAGGACGACGAGCTGCTTTGGGATACGAGTAGGCCCATCGTCTCTCACGTCGTGATAAACAAAGAGGGCATCTTTCAAAAAAACGGCAAAGACTTAGTCAAAACCAGTCAAAATTTCGACGAGGGGCTTTTTTTATCGATGGTAAAGCTTGATACGAACGAGCTAGAAAAAGAATTTGACATCAAATTTGAAGGCGATATAAAAAAGGGCTGGAGGATCGCCCTGGAGCCTAAAAATCTTTTACTCAAGCAAATTTTCACGCAGATTTCGATATTTGGCGATAAATTCGTAAGAAAGATCGAGCTTTACGAGGTGAGCGGAGACAAGACCATAAACGAGTTTGAGATCAAATGA
- a CDS encoding COG4648 family protein codes for MKLKIAKFTLTLVSVIYPFVLLFASEHSGGILLLLAVLWALRGYFESGDMKRVCWLAAAFFVLCAIFRGGFLAFLYPSLVSLAFLVFFANSLKGEAVITRLARLKEPDLDEKGVIYTRNLTKIWCVFFIFNAATSFFLALFEDKIYWSVYSGLVSYLLMGALFGGEILYRKFFILRDEK; via the coding sequence TTGAAGCTCAAGATAGCTAAATTTACCCTCACGCTAGTAAGCGTGATCTACCCGTTCGTGCTACTTTTTGCGAGCGAGCATAGCGGAGGAATTTTACTTTTGCTCGCCGTTTTGTGGGCCCTCAGGGGGTATTTTGAAAGCGGCGATATGAAGAGGGTTTGCTGGCTTGCCGCGGCTTTTTTCGTGCTTTGCGCTATTTTTAGAGGCGGTTTTTTGGCATTTTTGTATCCGTCTTTGGTTAGCCTTGCATTTTTGGTGTTTTTTGCAAATAGCCTCAAAGGCGAAGCCGTGATAACAAGGCTTGCGAGGCTAAAAGAGCCCGATCTGGACGAAAAAGGCGTGATCTATACGAGGAATTTGACCAAAATTTGGTGCGTGTTTTTTATATTTAACGCTGCGACCTCCTTTTTTTTGGCGCTCTTTGAGGATAAAATTTATTGGAGCGTTTATAGCGGTCTTGTTTCTTACTTGCTGATGGGAGCGCTTTTTGGCGGAGAAATTTTATACCGTAAATTTTTTATTTTAAGAGATGAGAAGTGA